A genomic window from Sulfurimonas paralvinellae includes:
- a CDS encoding DUF302 domain-containing protein, giving the protein MKKIVLLVAAFLCAASLQAKGDLHLFSIDNKDAKITPYMIEEALNNGGMHVELNSNMIGPFKKQFKETNYKVFTLMTFWSKKYTKELVDKYAKAGAFTPMGMGIYQAKGEDTLHLSVLTADAQGKILGIKDPLLKKIEAQVLAVIKKNFPNAKHTLSEDSLKTSHDLVTTYEMEVDEDEDIDDVQEEFIMNLEAGFKPFGFVVPEYMDLNEVLTEDGKVESPYDFYLTYSICKLPVIYTVSKTRPEASAFAPCTTMIYKKKDEDKVVVGFPAVYNWLSSAKVENEDAKKELLKAQKDFESILKDVTE; this is encoded by the coding sequence TACTTTTAGTAGCTGCATTTTTATGTGCGGCTTCATTACAGGCAAAGGGAGATCTGCATCTTTTTAGTATAGATAACAAAGATGCAAAGATCACTCCCTATATGATTGAAGAGGCACTCAACAATGGCGGCATGCATGTAGAGCTTAACAGCAACATGATAGGGCCGTTTAAAAAGCAGTTTAAAGAGACAAACTATAAAGTCTTTACTCTAATGACGTTCTGGAGTAAAAAGTACACAAAAGAGCTTGTTGACAAGTATGCAAAAGCAGGTGCTTTTACACCGATGGGTATGGGAATTTATCAGGCAAAAGGTGAAGATACGCTGCATCTTTCTGTTTTAACAGCAGATGCACAGGGAAAAATCCTTGGCATTAAAGATCCACTTCTTAAAAAGATAGAAGCTCAGGTATTGGCTGTTATTAAAAAGAACTTTCCCAATGCAAAACATACTTTGAGTGAAGATAGCCTAAAGACTTCACATGATCTTGTAACGACATACGAGATGGAAGTCGATGAAGATGAAGACATTGATGATGTGCAAGAAGAGTTCATAATGAATCTCGAAGCAGGTTTCAAGCCGTTTGGCTTTGTTGTTCCTGAGTATATGGATCTTAATGAAGTGCTGACTGAAGATGGAAAAGTAGAGTCTCCATATGATTTTTATTTGACATACTCTATCTGTAAGCTGCCTGTTATCTACACTGTTTCAAAAACAAGACCGGAAGCTTCTGCATTTGCACCGTGTACAACGATGATTTATAAGAAAAAAGATGAAGACAAAGTCGTTGTAGGTTTTCCTGCTGTGTATAACTGGCTGAGTTCTGCAAAAGTTGAAAATGAAGATGCAAAAAAAGAACTCTTAAAAGCTCAGAAAGATTTTGAGAGTATCTTAAAAGATGTAACAGAGTAG
- a CDS encoding DEAD/DEAH box helicase, whose protein sequence is MTFNSLGLSAPILKAVKEQGYTTPTPIQAKAIPVILEKKDILAGAQTGTGKTAGFTLPLLELLSRKESKKKSHKVRALILTPTRELALQVAENVALYAKHTPFKSAVIFGGVKINPQIAQLRKGVDIVIATPGRLLDHISQKTIDLREIEFLVLDEADRMLDMGFVNDIKKIVNIIPKERQTLLFSATYSAPIKRLSNQFLKSPTLIEVARTNESNAIVEQSIYPVDKSRKRELLTHLINEGKWQQVLVFTRTKHGANKLSGQLEKDGISSAAIHGNKSQNARTKALADFKKGDVRVLVATDIAARGIDIDQLPHVVNFELPNVSEDYVHRIGRTGRAGNKGEAISLVCVDENDFLDGIEKLIKKDIPKVWLKGFKPDPSIKAEPINMGGNRGSRSKPRGNSNGRNANRSRARR, encoded by the coding sequence ATCACATTCAATTCACTCGGTCTCTCAGCTCCGATCTTAAAAGCTGTAAAAGAACAAGGCTATACAACCCCTACTCCTATTCAGGCAAAAGCAATTCCCGTTATTTTAGAAAAAAAAGACATCTTGGCAGGTGCACAGACAGGTACAGGAAAGACAGCAGGTTTTACACTGCCGCTTTTAGAGCTGCTCTCACGCAAAGAGTCAAAGAAGAAATCACATAAAGTACGCGCGCTTATTTTAACGCCGACACGTGAGCTTGCGCTTCAAGTCGCTGAAAATGTAGCACTCTATGCAAAACACACACCTTTTAAATCAGCCGTTATTTTTGGCGGCGTAAAAATAAACCCACAGATCGCGCAACTGCGAAAAGGTGTTGATATCGTCATCGCAACACCAGGACGTCTGCTTGACCATATCTCGCAAAAGACAATCGATCTGCGTGAGATAGAGTTTTTAGTCCTCGATGAAGCAGACAGAATGCTTGACATGGGTTTTGTAAATGACATCAAAAAGATTGTAAACATCATTCCAAAAGAGCGTCAAACGCTTCTTTTCTCAGCAACTTACTCCGCACCTATCAAAAGACTCTCCAACCAGTTTTTAAAATCACCCACACTTATCGAAGTCGCACGAACTAATGAGTCCAATGCCATTGTCGAACAGAGTATCTACCCTGTAGACAAATCAAGAAAAAGAGAACTGCTCACTCACCTCATAAATGAAGGCAAATGGCAGCAGGTTTTAGTCTTTACCCGCACAAAACACGGTGCAAACAAACTCAGCGGACAACTTGAAAAAGACGGCATAAGTTCAGCGGCCATCCATGGGAATAAAAGTCAAAATGCTCGTACAAAAGCATTGGCAGACTTTAAAAAAGGTGACGTGCGTGTTCTTGTTGCAACCGACATTGCAGCACGCGGCATCGACATCGACCAGCTGCCTCACGTAGTCAATTTTGAGCTGCCAAATGTCAGTGAAGATTATGTCCATAGAATCGGGCGAACAGGTCGTGCAGGAAACAAAGGCGAGGCAATCTCTCTTGTCTGTGTCGATGAAAATGATTTTTTAGATGGTATTGAAAAACTCATAAAAAAAGATATACCAAAAGTTTGGCTCAAAGGTTTTAAACCAGATCCGAGCATCAAAGCAGAACCAATCAATATGGGAGGAAATAGAGGCTCACGCAGTAAGCCTCGTGGAAACTCTAACGGCAGAAATGCCAATAGAAGCAGAGCAAGAAGATAA
- a CDS encoding TraR/DksA family transcriptional regulator, producing the protein MKQEQKEELKKIIQNEIEDLTQEIASLQKELKPIKKDCSLDSIDHKILKQDQNITIQRYETAQRRLNRLKAAYLKVDTDEYGVCIECEDDINIERLKLIPESEYCVACMNELGI; encoded by the coding sequence ATGAAACAAGAACAAAAAGAAGAACTGAAAAAGATAATACAAAATGAGATAGAAGATCTCACGCAAGAGATAGCTTCACTGCAAAAAGAGCTCAAACCCATAAAAAAAGACTGTTCACTTGACAGTATTGACCACAAAATTCTCAAGCAGGATCAAAACATCACTATCCAAAGGTATGAAACAGCACAGAGAAGGCTCAACAGACTCAAAGCGGCTTATCTGAAAGTAGACACCGATGAGTATGGCGTCTGTATAGAGTGTGAAGATGATATCAACATAGAGAGATTAAAGCTCATTCCGGAGTCGGAGTACTGCGTAGCATGTATGAATGAGCTTGGGATTTAG
- the lpxB gene encoding lipid-A-disaccharide synthase, giving the protein MKLLVSALEHSANVHLKSLKKELHEDVELMGIFDKELGEPIIDLQSLAIMGIVDALKKLRFFFKLANEMVELSREADKVLLMDSSGFNLPLAKKIKKKYPEKEIIYYILPQAWAWKKKRIPVLAKTIDRLCSILPFEPDYYPKDAPIEYVGHPLLDQIKTFKESLSPEIKHITFMPGSRKGEIKRLMPIYKELRERINVQKATVIIPEYFSPEDINELYGDLTGFEVVHNAHVTLNEADFAFICSGTATLEAALIGTPFILAYKAKPLDYFIGSRVVKLSHVGLANIMFEKFKGEEIHPEFLQDAVTAKNLLESYKNYDTSHFLENSKALRAYLQHGSAKRVAQIIQE; this is encoded by the coding sequence ATGAAACTACTTGTATCCGCGTTAGAACACTCTGCAAATGTGCATCTTAAATCGTTAAAAAAAGAGTTGCATGAGGATGTTGAGCTCATGGGGATATTTGACAAAGAGCTCGGTGAGCCGATCATAGACCTGCAGAGTCTGGCAATCATGGGCATCGTCGATGCGCTGAAAAAACTACGATTTTTCTTTAAACTGGCAAACGAGATGGTCGAACTCTCACGCGAAGCAGATAAAGTACTGCTTATGGATTCCTCAGGATTCAATCTTCCTCTTGCCAAAAAGATCAAAAAAAAGTACCCTGAGAAAGAGATCATCTACTACATTTTACCCCAAGCTTGGGCATGGAAGAAAAAACGCATCCCTGTGCTGGCAAAGACCATAGACAGACTCTGCTCCATTTTGCCTTTTGAGCCTGACTACTATCCAAAAGATGCGCCGATAGAGTACGTCGGACATCCGCTTTTAGACCAGATAAAAACTTTTAAAGAGAGTCTCTCACCTGAGATAAAGCACATAACTTTTATGCCGGGAAGCCGCAAAGGCGAGATAAAGAGATTAATGCCAATCTACAAAGAGCTGCGTGAGCGTATCAATGTACAAAAAGCTACAGTCATCATCCCTGAATACTTCTCACCTGAAGATATCAACGAACTCTATGGAGACCTCACAGGCTTTGAAGTGGTGCACAACGCTCACGTAACACTCAACGAGGCGGACTTTGCCTTTATATGCAGCGGTACGGCAACACTCGAAGCAGCGCTCATCGGCACACCGTTCATCTTGGCCTATAAAGCAAAACCACTTGACTATTTCATCGGCAGCCGTGTGGTGAAACTCTCTCACGTAGGACTTGCAAACATTATGTTTGAAAAATTTAAAGGCGAAGAGATCCATCCGGAATTTTTACAAGATGCCGTAACCGCCAAAAATCTTTTAGAGTCTTATAAAAATTATGACACATCACACTTTTTAGAAAATTCCAAAGCACTGCGTGCCTATCTACAGCACGGCAGCGCAAAAAGAGTGGCACAGATTATCCAAGAGTAA
- a CDS encoding amidohydrolase family protein, with translation MLISNAVVCDINGERNVDVRVEDGIITEIGENLLADDVIDAKGAYLLPSLFDLNVRLQDAQLNSKNIKAIAQEAKKGGVGHVVLNADSTPAIDDEVALEFAQNSIKDIDDVKIDLMLNSLKEDMTLSNIAILLKKGTVAPYMSTIAKNHIAIKIAEYVQMYGVTLFCKAEDNSLISSGVMLEGDISSRLGLAGIPELSEVLHVSRMIEIARHFGIEILFKAIASPRSIELITKAKDEGVKVSCEVSLHHLIHSDEACEGFNTTAKLDPPLASRKDVRELQEVLKRGDIDTLTLLHQPNSPLNKEVAFYDAAYGCEALSDALPLYYTKLVKSGIITMSELVRLAVKNPAGFIQKEAGEISVGQSADLVLFDTTKKYRVSNPQSLYNEESVDGEVRVI, from the coding sequence ATGCTTATATCAAACGCAGTAGTTTGTGATATTAATGGTGAGAGAAATGTTGATGTTCGGGTTGAAGATGGCATCATTACGGAGATAGGAGAAAATCTTTTGGCTGATGATGTCATCGATGCAAAAGGGGCTTACCTTCTGCCGTCACTCTTTGATCTCAATGTCCGTCTTCAGGATGCACAGCTTAATTCTAAAAATATCAAAGCAATTGCTCAAGAGGCGAAAAAAGGCGGGGTGGGGCATGTCGTTCTCAATGCGGACAGCACGCCTGCCATTGATGATGAAGTGGCTTTGGAGTTTGCGCAAAACAGCATTAAAGATATAGATGATGTGAAGATCGATCTTATGCTTAACAGCCTCAAAGAGGATATGACACTTTCAAATATTGCCATACTGCTTAAAAAAGGCACTGTCGCGCCTTATATGAGTACCATTGCAAAAAACCACATTGCTATAAAGATTGCCGAGTATGTGCAGATGTATGGTGTGACACTCTTTTGTAAAGCAGAAGACAACTCTTTGATAAGTTCGGGTGTGATGCTTGAGGGTGACATCAGTTCACGCCTTGGACTTGCCGGTATTCCGGAACTTAGTGAAGTGCTTCATGTCTCACGTATGATAGAGATCGCACGTCATTTCGGCATTGAAATATTATTTAAAGCTATTGCTTCGCCGCGTTCGATCGAGTTGATAACAAAAGCAAAAGATGAAGGTGTAAAAGTAAGCTGTGAAGTCTCTTTGCACCATCTGATACACTCCGATGAAGCGTGTGAAGGATTTAACACAACAGCTAAGCTTGACCCGCCGCTTGCCTCACGCAAAGATGTCAGAGAACTTCAAGAAGTACTCAAACGTGGTGATATCGATACGCTTACACTGCTGCATCAGCCAAATTCACCCCTGAACAAAGAAGTGGCATTTTATGACGCGGCCTACGGTTGTGAAGCGCTAAGCGATGCACTGCCGCTTTACTATACAAAACTTGTAAAATCCGGAATAATTACAATGTCTGAACTTGTAAGATTGGCTGTTAAAAATCCTGCAGGTTTCATTCAAAAAGAAGCCGGAGAGATATCGGTAGGACAAAGTGCCGATCTGGTTCTCTTTGATACGACAAAAAAATATAGAGTGAGCAATCCACAGTCTCTTTACAATGAAGAGAGTGTGGATGGAGAAGTAAGAGTTATCTAG
- the tgt gene encoding tRNA guanosine(34) transglycosylase Tgt: MKFTLEATSGKARAASIETAHSKIKTPVFMPVGTVGSVKALDVHDVLDMLGAEIILANTYHMYLRPGDKTVAKMGKLHGFTKYPKSFLTDSGGFQAFSLSDISKPKTDGIEFRSHIDGSKHFFTPKKVIDIQHNLGSDIMMILDDLVALPATQERIKVSIERTTAWAEESIEYFRAKQKEGIGVDQNIFAIIQGGTDKAFRTKSATELCALDYDGFAIGGLSVGELNNEMYDTVEHTTQYMPEDKPRYLMGVGTPEDLIENIERGIDMFDCVMPTRNARNGTLFTSFGKMNIKGAKFKEDEAPIDPECQCMTCKTYSRAYINHLFRSREITYFRLATIHNLHYYLNLMREVREAILEDRFAEYKKEFYAKRS, from the coding sequence ATGAAATTTACTTTAGAAGCCACAAGCGGCAAAGCCCGTGCTGCTAGCATAGAGACAGCACATTCAAAAATAAAAACGCCTGTATTTATGCCTGTTGGAACGGTTGGAAGTGTCAAGGCACTCGATGTTCACGATGTACTTGATATGCTCGGTGCCGAGATAATTTTAGCCAACACTTACCATATGTATCTTCGCCCAGGAGACAAAACGGTTGCAAAAATGGGCAAACTTCACGGCTTTACGAAGTATCCTAAAAGCTTTTTAACTGACAGCGGCGGTTTTCAGGCATTTTCACTCTCAGACATAAGCAAACCCAAAACGGACGGTATCGAATTTCGCTCTCACATCGACGGCAGCAAGCACTTCTTCACGCCGAAAAAGGTCATAGACATCCAGCATAATCTCGGCTCAGACATTATGATGATCTTAGATGATCTAGTTGCCCTGCCTGCCACACAGGAGCGCATAAAAGTCTCCATCGAGCGAACGACTGCATGGGCAGAAGAGTCCATAGAGTATTTTAGAGCGAAACAAAAAGAGGGAATCGGCGTTGACCAGAACATTTTTGCCATTATTCAAGGCGGTACAGACAAAGCATTTCGCACAAAATCAGCAACGGAGCTGTGCGCGCTTGATTATGATGGTTTTGCCATCGGCGGGCTTTCTGTCGGCGAGCTTAACAACGAAATGTATGATACCGTTGAGCATACGACACAGTATATGCCAGAAGATAAACCGCGTTACTTGATGGGTGTCGGAACACCGGAAGATCTTATAGAAAACATCGAACGCGGCATCGATATGTTTGACTGTGTCATGCCGACACGAAATGCAAGAAACGGCACACTCTTTACTTCATTTGGAAAAATGAACATAAAAGGGGCAAAATTTAAAGAAGATGAAGCACCGATCGACCCTGAATGTCAATGTATGACCTGTAAGACTTACAGCCGTGCCTATATCAACCACCTCTTTCGCTCACGTGAGATAACCTATTTCAGACTTGCGACCATCCACAATCTGCACTACTATCTCAACCTTATGCGTGAGGTGCGTGAGGCTATTTTAGAAGACAGATTCGCAGAGTATAAAAAAGAGTTCTACGCCAAAAGAAGCTAG
- a CDS encoding two-component system response regulator, translating to MKKLKEFTNKLDVLYVEDEKESREQLSEIFKLLFHSLDTAFDGEDALQKYQMKEYDIILTDINMPRMNGIELAQRIKTLNPAQAIVVISAHNDSEYLLQAINLGIDNFIIKPVQMEQLKLVLTKVSNLIYAQNISQRYKEELERELEEKTAKLSHQLITDELTGLLNRNALVKLSNEKNKNRVLLLISIDNFDHINIAYGYDNGDRLLQEVANFLKSRIPKEAKLYRVNSNEFAIISFDKTVSEMNDFAKIVQDEISHHKINVNKLSMKITITIAITEGDDCLLKNAHIALKEAQQIGKNRINIYQKNSPIELLQLKIQEYMPKLRKIIAKKYIVPYFQPIVNNETQTIEKYECLARIVDDSGEVQSPLNFIDIAEMTGMIPDITRIMIDKSFQMFQHNDYEFSINISEYDLNDGYLHKYLEKKLKKYGIDASRIVIEVLEGISAIGAKKSMEQLLDLKANGFKIAIDDFGVQNSNFERVHAMHVDFIKIDGSFIKNIYNNEKSYTVAKTISEFGKSIGAKIIAEYVHSKDVQDIVLELGIEYSQGYYFSPPLKTLQ from the coding sequence ATGAAAAAGTTAAAAGAATTCACAAATAAACTTGATGTACTGTATGTCGAAGATGAAAAAGAGTCAAGAGAGCAGCTCAGCGAAATTTTCAAACTCCTTTTTCACTCGTTAGATACAGCATTTGACGGCGAAGACGCCCTTCAGAAATATCAAATGAAAGAGTATGATATTATTCTCACCGATATTAATATGCCGAGAATGAACGGTATAGAATTGGCACAGAGAATCAAAACACTCAATCCTGCACAGGCTATTGTTGTCATCTCTGCACACAATGATTCTGAATATCTGCTGCAGGCAATAAATCTCGGCATTGACAATTTCATCATCAAACCTGTTCAAATGGAGCAATTGAAACTTGTTTTGACAAAAGTATCAAATCTAATCTATGCACAAAATATATCTCAAAGATACAAAGAGGAACTCGAACGAGAGCTTGAAGAGAAAACCGCTAAACTCTCCCATCAACTCATCACTGATGAATTAACGGGACTTCTTAACAGAAATGCCCTTGTAAAACTCTCCAACGAAAAAAACAAAAACCGGGTACTGCTGCTTATCAGCATCGATAACTTTGATCATATAAACATCGCTTACGGCTATGACAACGGCGATCGTCTGCTTCAAGAGGTTGCAAATTTCTTAAAATCAAGAATTCCCAAAGAGGCGAAACTCTATAGAGTCAACTCCAATGAGTTTGCCATCATCTCTTTTGACAAAACAGTGAGTGAGATGAATGACTTTGCAAAAATAGTGCAAGATGAGATCTCTCATCATAAAATCAATGTTAATAAATTGTCTATGAAAATCACCATAACTATAGCCATAACCGAAGGCGACGACTGTCTGCTGAAAAATGCCCATATCGCATTAAAAGAAGCACAGCAGATCGGAAAAAACCGCATAAATATCTATCAAAAAAATTCTCCTATCGAGCTTTTGCAGTTGAAAATTCAAGAGTATATGCCAAAACTTAGAAAAATCATCGCAAAAAAATATATAGTTCCTTATTTTCAGCCTATTGTCAACAATGAGACACAAACAATTGAAAAATATGAATGTCTTGCCAGAATTGTAGATGACAGCGGTGAAGTACAATCACCGCTTAACTTCATAGACATTGCAGAAATGACAGGAATGATTCCCGACATTACACGAATTATGATAGACAAATCATTTCAAATGTTTCAGCACAACGATTATGAATTTTCCATCAACATAAGTGAATATGATCTTAATGACGGATACTTACATAAATATCTAGAGAAAAAACTTAAGAAATATGGCATCGATGCTTCACGAATCGTCATTGAGGTACTTGAAGGTATAAGTGCCATCGGTGCAAAGAAAAGTATGGAACAGCTGCTGGATCTCAAAGCAAATGGCTTTAAGATAGCTATCGATGATTTTGGCGTTCAAAACTCGAACTTTGAAAGAGTACATGCTATGCATGTTGATTTTATTAAAATAGACGGCAGTTTCATTAAAAATATTTACAACAATGAAAAAAGTTACACCGTGGCAAAAACGATCAGTGAATTTGGCAAAAGCATCGGTGCGAAAATAATTGCTGAGTATGTTCATTCCAAGGATGTACAAGATATTGTTCTCGAACTCGGCATAGAGTATTCACAAGGCTACTATTTTTCACCACCACTCAAAACTCTTCAGTAA
- a CDS encoding response regulator, translated as MKNSYFAKISKTLNILCVEDDETILDSYVSLFSPLFQKVYFAKNGKEGLECFKNEKIDIILTDNMMPICNGLEMSKAIREIDASVPIILVTALESIETLREAIELQISSFLKKPFTSTELFRTFHLVSKSVIADRCMMKEQEEQILYSQYQENLTFEKEQTIVKNDLQESKKLLHLSCDVFYQPKDILSGDSYVIKKINAENYLIFLVDGMGKGISASVSAMLSSAFVNYHIDMLTKEDKAFSLPQLLIDLQEFIGPNLLEYEVISASFLYFDKTKMQMEYAIFSMPPVLYMFDSSQVLKLKSNNTPFTSYSKNFQIDTLDIKPLQKMLIYSDGLNENSVDGSQELYMQYLQKDFRTSKNIQEFQSKLEAVCTSQDDDTTYIYIGLQGDF; from the coding sequence ATGAAAAATAGTTACTTCGCGAAAATATCCAAAACATTGAACATTCTTTGTGTCGAAGATGATGAAACAATCTTGGACAGCTATGTCTCTCTCTTCTCACCTCTATTTCAAAAAGTTTATTTTGCAAAAAATGGCAAAGAGGGTCTGGAGTGTTTTAAAAACGAGAAGATCGATATCATTCTCACAGATAATATGATGCCCATATGCAATGGCTTGGAGATGAGCAAAGCTATTCGAGAGATCGATGCATCCGTACCTATAATTTTAGTGACTGCTCTTGAAAGCATAGAGACACTGCGTGAGGCGATCGAGCTGCAGATAAGCAGTTTTTTAAAAAAACCTTTTACATCTACAGAACTTTTCAGAACCTTTCATTTGGTATCAAAATCTGTCATTGCCGACAGATGCATGATGAAAGAGCAGGAAGAGCAGATACTTTATAGTCAATACCAGGAGAACCTCACTTTCGAAAAAGAACAGACCATTGTCAAAAATGATCTGCAAGAAAGCAAAAAGCTGCTGCATCTTTCCTGTGATGTTTTCTATCAACCCAAAGACATTCTCAGTGGAGACAGCTATGTCATTAAAAAAATCAATGCGGAGAATTATCTTATTTTTCTTGTAGACGGCATGGGAAAAGGCATCTCAGCATCTGTATCGGCAATGCTCAGCAGTGCTTTTGTCAACTATCATATTGATATGCTCACAAAAGAAGATAAAGCTTTCTCACTTCCTCAACTTTTAATAGATTTACAAGAATTCATTGGACCGAATCTGCTTGAGTATGAAGTAATCTCTGCAAGTTTTTTATATTTTGACAAAACAAAAATGCAGATGGAATATGCCATCTTTTCCATGCCTCCAGTATTATATATGTTTGATTCAAGTCAGGTTTTGAAATTAAAATCAAATAACACGCCTTTTACATCTTATTCTAAAAATTTTCAAATAGATACATTGGACATAAAACCACTGCAAAAGATGCTTATCTACAGTGACGGACTCAATGAAAACAGTGTTGATGGCTCTCAAGAACTCTATATGCAATATCTGCAAAAAGATTTTAGAACCAGTAAGAATATTCAAGAATTTCAATCTAAACTTGAGGCCGTATGCACTTCACAGGATGATGACACAACATATATTTATATAGGTTTACAGGGAGATTTCTAA